In Streptomyces paludis, the genomic stretch TACGGCTGCTGCTGCCGGTCCCGCTGGTGGCGGCGACGGTACTGCTCGCCCTCGGCCGGCCGGACGCGCTCGGCGCCGCCGCCGTGGCGCTGGCGCTGGGGGCGGCCGTCGGCGGGGCGCTGAGGGGGCGTCACCGGCCGGGGGCGGCGTTCCTCGCGGCGGTCGTCGTGGCGGGCGTGGACGTGGCGCTGCTGCTGGCGCAGGGCGCGGTACGCGGCTGAGCGGGCGCGGTACGAGGATAGGTACCGGGCCGGATTCGGGGCCGCTTCCCGGGCTGAATCAGGCCGTTCCGCCGGGACGGGCACGCGGCGGCGGGTTCGGACGTTGACCGTGGTGTCCTGTGTGACACCTGAGGAGAGATGACGGAATGGCCCTGTGGGACCGGTTCAAGGAATCCGCCGCGACGATGCAGACGCAGCTCGTGGCGAAGAAGAACGACCTCAAGAGCGGTGCCTTCCGCGACGCGAGCATGGCCATGTGTGCCCTGGTCGCCGCGGCGGACGGCTCGGTCGACCCGTCGGAGCGGCAGCGCGTCGCCGCGCTGATCGCCGGCAATGAGGTGCTCCAGAATTTCCCGGCCGAAGACCTCCAGCGACGCTTCGACGACTATCTGAACAAGCTGGCCGCCGACTTCGCGTTCGGCAAGGTCGGTCTGCTCCAGGAGGTCGCCAAGGCCAAGAAGAAGCCCGCGGAGGCGCGGGCGGTCATCCAGATCGGCATCGTCATCGGCGGCGCCGACGGCGACTTCGACAAGACCGAGCAGGCCGTGGTCCGCGAGGCGTGCTACGCGCTGGACCTGCCGCCGCACGAGTTCGACCTCTGATCCGTTCCGGGCCGCGCGGGACGGCGGTGGCGCACCGCCGCCGCCCCGCGTCCCGGTCGGGTCAGCCGCGGTCCTTGCGGAACGCCCAGGCCATCTCGGGCTCCAGGGCGAAGCGGAAGACCCGCCGGACCGGTGGCGTGCAGAGCAGCGTGACGGCCGCGGCGGCCAGGACGGACACCAGGACGGCGCCGGCGGGCTCGCGCACCGGGCCCGCGCCGTACCAGTCCCAGGTGGACGCGCTCTGCGCGAGGAAGCCGTGCAGCAGATAGCCGCAGAGCGTGCCCGCGCCGAGCGGCGTGAACCACGTCCGGCGGCCGGGCACCCAGGCCAGGAAGCAGACGGTCAGGACCAGTGAGCAGCAGAGGAGCGCGAGTGTCATCAGCACCCCGGCCCACCAGGGGGCGCCCAGCTCCTGCGCGCTGTCCCGGTGGAAGAACCACGCCATGTTCATCCGGGTGACCGCCCAGTAGGCGAACACGACGGCGGCGGCGAGGACCGGCACGGCCGCCAGCCGCACCTCCCGGCGCCGTACGAGCCGGAAGTGCTCCGGCCGCAGCAGCAGCCCGAGCACGAAGAACGGCAGGAACTGAAGGACCCGCTGGAGGTCGAGATCGTCCCCGATGTCGGGCGACACGACCGCCAGCACGGCGATCGCCACCGCCAGCGGGAACGGCCACCGGACCAGGCGCCAGATGGGCGCCGTCAGCCGCCAGATGAAGAGCGCGACGAGGAACCAGGTCAGGTACCACGGGTCCAGCAGGGTGATCTCCATGTCCGGATCGTCGTCGGTCCACCGGTGGAAGAGGCTGTAGGCGATCTCGAACACGACGTACGGGACGGCGATTCCGGTGATCAGCCGGCGCACCTGGCCGGGCCGGAGGTCGAAACTCCGCGAGAAGTAGCCGGAGATGACGATGAACGCCGGCATGTGGAAGCTGTAGACGACGATGTAGAGCGCGGAGACCGCCCGGCTGTCGTCGCGCAGCGGCTCCCAGGAGTGTCCGACGGCGACCAGCACGATCGCCAGGTACTTCGCGTTGTCGAAGAACGCGTCACGCGTCCTGGCCGGAGCGCCGGTTCCGGTTCCGGTTCCGCTTCCGCTTCGGGTTCCGGGCTCCGTTCCGGTTCCGGTTCCGGGCTCCGTTCCGGTTCCGGTTCCGGCCTCGGCACGGACGGTGCGTTGATCAGTGATCTGCGTCATATTGCCGCCCAAAGGGAACCTTTGAACGGGACAGCGCCTCTTAGCAAGTTCGTGGGGGAAAACCGCTCAGTACACATTCCCCGCACCCTAACGAAGCGCCCGGCGTCCCCCGCCACCCGGGCGACCGGCACCGCCCGATCCGGCCAGCACCCGATCCGGCCACCCGCCGTCAGAGCCGGAGCAGCTCCGCCGCGAGGCGTTCGATCCTGTTCCGCCACGCGATCGAGAGGGCGTCCGTGACGGATTCCGCCGGGCCGGTCTGGGTGAGCACGAGCCGGGCGCCGTGCCCCGTACCGTCACGCAGTTCCCAGACGACCGTGGTGTCCGGCTCGGCGCGGTACGTGAGGGAGTGCGGCGCCCGCACCTCCGTGACCGGGCCGGCCGTGACCCCGTCGGCGGTGAAGCCCTCCGGGACGGGCAGTCCGGCCACCGGCTCGATGCCCGCCGACAGCGCCGCCCAGACGGTCCCGGCCGGCCGGACGAGCTGCCGCTCGAAGCGGATCCGCCGCTCGCCCGTCTCCCCCAGGGTCTCGACGGTGCCCCGGTCGAGGCCGAAGCGGTGGAGGTACGCCTCGTGCAGCGCGCCCGTGTCCCGGCCGGCCGGGACGGGCTCGCCGTCGAGCGACCGCGCCAGCGCGGCGACGCACAGGTGCCAGCCCGAGGCGAAACTGGCGGCGCCGGGGAGATCCCCGAAGGTGTGGACGAGGGTGAGCAGCGCGCCCCCGCCCTTGGGGGCGACGCTCCAGCGCAGTTCGTCGCCGCCCCAGGTGAAGGCGAGGAGGCGCGGCTCGTCGACCGCCATGACGATGCCCTTGGTCCTCGGGTCGCCGTCCTCGGCGCCGGGAAAGCGGAAGACGATCCGGCCGCCGGGGGCGAGGTCGAGGGTAACCTCGGCGGGGAACCACCGCCCCAGGGCGGCGGGGTCGGTGAGCGCGGTCCAGACCCGCTCGGGCGGGTGGGCGAGCGCGCGCTCGATCCGCAGCGTGGCCCGGCCGTCGGCCGTGGTCAGGGTGGCGTCGTACGGATCCGGCGAAGGGCCGGTGGTGTCGTTCGTGCCGGGGGTGCTGTTCATGGTGTGTCGTCCTCGGTCGCGTGCGAGTGGTGCGTGGGGGGCAGTGTGTGGGGGGGCAGTGTGTTGGGGGGCGGTGTGTTGGGGGCGGTGTGCGCGGAGGTGTTGTGTTCGGGGTGATGTGCGGGGGACCCTGGGGCCCGGGATCCACTCGTACCACCGGCGCGGCGCGTCCCGCCGTACCCGTGCGGCGCGGGGCTCTCGTGTTTCGGCCATCCGGCCCGGCGGCCGGGGGCCGAGACTGGCTGGAACCGGCTGGTGACAGTTGGTCAGCGCTACCCGCATAGTTGGAAGTTCGGGCACTCGGAGGCCGCGCCCCGCCGCATGGCGGGCTGGACCTGCGCGTTCACCCCGCGACCGCGCGACGTCACTGCAAAGCACTGCGGCCCAGGCCACCAGGCACCACAGAACGGCGCAAGGAGAGCGGCCGTGCATGA encodes the following:
- a CDS encoding tellurite resistance TerB family protein codes for the protein MALWDRFKESAATMQTQLVAKKNDLKSGAFRDASMAMCALVAAADGSVDPSERQRVAALIAGNEVLQNFPAEDLQRRFDDYLNKLAADFAFGKVGLLQEVAKAKKKPAEARAVIQIGIVIGGADGDFDKTEQAVVREACYALDLPPHEFDL
- a CDS encoding acyltransferase family protein — translated: MTQITDQRTVRAEAGTGTGTEPGTGTGTEPGTRSGSGTGTGTGAPARTRDAFFDNAKYLAIVLVAVGHSWEPLRDDSRAVSALYIVVYSFHMPAFIVISGYFSRSFDLRPGQVRRLITGIAVPYVVFEIAYSLFHRWTDDDPDMEITLLDPWYLTWFLVALFIWRLTAPIWRLVRWPFPLAVAIAVLAVVSPDIGDDLDLQRVLQFLPFFVLGLLLRPEHFRLVRRREVRLAAVPVLAAAVVFAYWAVTRMNMAWFFHRDSAQELGAPWWAGVLMTLALLCCSLVLTVCFLAWVPGRRTWFTPLGAGTLCGYLLHGFLAQSASTWDWYGAGPVREPAGAVLVSVLAAAAVTLLCTPPVRRVFRFALEPEMAWAFRKDRG
- a CDS encoding SRPBCC family protein, producing MNSTPGTNDTTGPSPDPYDATLTTADGRATLRIERALAHPPERVWTALTDPAALGRWFPAEVTLDLAPGGRIVFRFPGAEDGDPRTKGIVMAVDEPRLLAFTWGGDELRWSVAPKGGGALLTLVHTFGDLPGAASFASGWHLCVAALARSLDGEPVPAGRDTGALHEAYLHRFGLDRGTVETLGETGERRIRFERQLVRPAGTVWAALSAGIEPVAGLPVPEGFTADGVTAGPVTEVRAPHSLTYRAEPDTTVVWELRDGTGHGARLVLTQTGPAESVTDALSIAWRNRIERLAAELLRL